A window from Neobacillus sp. PS3-40 encodes these proteins:
- a CDS encoding WG repeat-containing protein — MFRKDGDLENVNLPLRPFGAEALSAPYYYQRLRESEVKESRARGVYLFPISIKEIGGNKWGYMNEKGKIILPPIYEHAGDFQDNGLAIVRLLDLSGVINSNGYFIVKPKYDTINPFSEGRATVINHLGFKVIDESGKETTSKVYSFIGDYKEGRALIANTDEHGKYLYGYLNRRGKEVLPLEFESASDFHEGKAVVKNLDGSYSLIGLAGKIIKTYPYAFVGNYGEGLLAFQKTAGGNFGYMDEQGEIVIGPQFSEARPFIEGRAIVNVSEEFKGHYGLIDRNGHFILKPHYQTIISLGEGRVAIGKAIIAEKPYVGSLYAIADIDGHILTGFIYNGLTKFVEGRASAYNEQSTFFIDINGKRIESLPTVLGSGELHFDKTLIKAEVDFRLQYFTNKSEVVWEQNQLIPLNSQYSVIEKKYKPNKDYLVFYPQVMGMQCKEAQMKVNQDLKDFSAVKVVPTQKQLDSSYTGDFEVTYYQKNLLVIEKTGYDYPFGAAHGMPLKKFAHIDLNTGPFYQLNDLFKDHSQYVKTISHIIADQIQSNEKYSYIFLDRYKGIREDQPFFITEGALNLYFNPYEIGPYVAGFPTFTVPFEEIADLLNQEGNFWKSFN; from the coding sequence ATGTTTAGAAAAGATGGAGACTTAGAAAATGTCAATCTTCCATTACGGCCATTTGGTGCAGAAGCACTGTCTGCACCTTATTATTATCAAAGACTTAGAGAATCAGAGGTAAAGGAGTCGAGAGCAAGAGGAGTTTACCTTTTCCCCATTTCAATCAAAGAAATTGGCGGTAATAAATGGGGATATATGAACGAAAAAGGTAAAATTATTCTTCCTCCTATCTATGAGCATGCAGGGGATTTTCAAGATAATGGCTTGGCAATTGTAAGATTACTTGACCTTTCTGGTGTAATCAATTCGAATGGATATTTTATTGTAAAGCCAAAATACGATACTATAAATCCATTTTCCGAGGGGCGTGCAACGGTAATTAATCACCTGGGTTTTAAAGTTATCGATGAAAGTGGGAAGGAAACGACCTCAAAGGTATACTCGTTTATTGGTGATTATAAGGAAGGCCGAGCATTAATCGCAAATACGGATGAACATGGCAAATACTTATATGGGTATTTGAACAGAAGAGGAAAAGAGGTCCTTCCATTAGAGTTCGAGTCTGCCAGTGATTTTCACGAAGGAAAAGCTGTTGTTAAGAATCTAGATGGGTCTTATTCATTAATAGGTCTTGCCGGAAAGATTATTAAAACGTATCCATATGCTTTTGTTGGGAATTATGGGGAAGGACTACTTGCATTTCAAAAAACTGCGGGTGGGAATTTTGGCTATATGGATGAACAAGGGGAAATTGTAATTGGACCACAGTTTTCAGAAGCAAGGCCATTCATTGAAGGCCGAGCAATTGTGAATGTATCCGAGGAGTTTAAAGGACATTACGGTTTAATTGATCGAAATGGCCATTTTATATTAAAGCCACATTATCAAACTATTATAAGCCTTGGTGAAGGCCGAGTGGCAATTGGGAAAGCAATCATCGCAGAAAAACCTTATGTTGGGTCATTATATGCAATTGCGGACATCGATGGGCACATCTTAACTGGATTTATTTATAATGGTCTAACGAAGTTTGTAGAAGGTCGTGCCTCAGCATACAATGAACAATCTACTTTCTTTATTGACATTAACGGCAAAAGGATCGAAAGTCTTCCAACTGTTCTTGGAAGCGGTGAATTGCATTTTGACAAAACATTAATCAAGGCTGAAGTTGACTTTCGACTTCAATATTTTACTAATAAGTCAGAGGTAGTCTGGGAGCAAAATCAATTAATTCCTTTAAATAGCCAGTATTCTGTAATTGAAAAAAAATACAAGCCGAATAAGGATTATTTAGTTTTTTATCCGCAAGTAATGGGAATGCAGTGTAAAGAGGCTCAAATGAAGGTAAACCAGGATTTAAAGGATTTTTCTGCTGTTAAAGTTGTACCAACCCAAAAACAACTTGATTCTAGTTATACTGGAGATTTTGAAGTAACCTACTATCAAAAAAATCTTTTAGTGATTGAAAAAACAGGATACGACTATCCATTTGGAGCTGCCCACGGTATGCCTTTAAAAAAATTTGCCCATATTGATCTGAATACGGGGCCATTTTATCAACTAAACGATTTGTTTAAGGACCATAGTCAATATGTAAAAACGATCAGTCACATTATTGCAGATCAAATCCAAAGCAATGAAAAGTATTCTTATATTTTTCTAGATAGGTACAAAGGAATTAGAGAGGACCAACCTTTTTTTATTACTGAAGGTGCTTTGAATCTTTATTTTAATCCATATGAAATAGGTCCATATGTTGCTGGGTTTCCGACCTTTACAGTACCGTTTGAGGAGATAGCCGATTTACTAAATCAGGAGGGGAATTTTTGGAAGTCATTTAATTAA
- a CDS encoding V4R domain-containing protein: protein MDLFTYEDMKNIDRKTLGNSVPLELFRSVRLIGMYQGLPMRGKSTTITVGRKIGQSLPVHSIEDALAIFEELKIGIPMIIDSKENEVHIAIQDCFCKGLPVHQGNMTCDLEGAILEGAISRFYEGKVVVHEVKCNVNGDEYCEYRIRLL, encoded by the coding sequence ATGGATTTATTTACATATGAGGATATGAAAAACATTGACCGAAAGACTTTAGGTAATTCGGTTCCTTTGGAATTGTTCAGATCAGTAAGATTAATTGGAATGTACCAGGGTTTACCAATGAGAGGCAAAAGCACCACGATTACTGTCGGCAGAAAAATTGGACAGAGTTTACCTGTCCATTCGATTGAGGATGCCTTGGCAATCTTCGAGGAATTAAAAATCGGAATTCCCATGATTATTGACTCAAAAGAGAATGAAGTTCACATTGCGATTCAGGATTGTTTTTGCAAAGGACTGCCTGTTCATCAAGGCAATATGACCTGTGATCTGGAGGGGGCCATTTTGGAAGGAGCGATCTCGCGCTTTTATGAGGGAAAGGTAGTGGTCCATGAGGTTAAGTGCAACGTAAATGGTGATGAATACTGTGAATACAGGATCAGACTTTTATAA
- a CDS encoding EAL domain-containing protein, which yields MNTSLIQQFQTSIIILDTDYVITFANPAFIEESGYAESELLGRNANDFLMGLGSISENMNGEIFIKTKSGEQAPKWMEINHFSPMKDNHYIGLILLDVQLSGVDPLTKLPNRYFFYRYLNKAINKAKVENTFLALLYIDLDRFKFINDTLGHTYGDLLLKETSTRLKECEGTKNMVARMGGDEFIYLALDLKDEAEADELGMQILEAFTKPFQLKELEIHISPSIGISIFPYDGDEIEALISNADSAMYRAKKSGKNKIEKAQIDSSAGAFEKLMVENDLHNALLKNELLLYFQPQIDLDHNKIIGMEALIRWNHPDMGIISPGEFIPIAEESGLILPIGDWVMREACLKIKEWMDVGQGVRISINLSARQFLQNDLVEKFQHLIDELQIPPNLLEIEITESMIMYNMDSATDILNRIKKLGVHIAIDDFGKGYSSLNYLQKFPLDTLKIDRSFIFDIDSNPSSKALTHAISNLGHALDMKVIAEGVETKDQLNHVEKLKCDAVQGFYFSVPLTELEADQFLLHYKGDRAE from the coding sequence ATGAATACATCGCTTATTCAGCAATTCCAAACATCGATTATCATATTAGATACTGATTATGTGATAACATTTGCAAACCCAGCTTTTATTGAAGAGAGTGGATACGCTGAGTCCGAGTTATTAGGGAGAAATGCTAATGACTTTTTAATGGGTTTGGGATCCATTTCTGAAAATATGAATGGAGAGATTTTCATAAAGACTAAAAGTGGTGAACAAGCACCAAAGTGGATGGAAATTAACCATTTTAGTCCTATGAAAGATAACCATTATATTGGATTAATCTTATTAGACGTTCAATTGTCAGGAGTAGATCCTTTAACGAAGCTACCAAATCGTTATTTTTTTTACAGGTATTTAAACAAGGCCATCAATAAAGCAAAAGTAGAAAACACATTTTTGGCGCTGCTCTATATTGATTTAGACCGATTTAAATTTATTAATGATACACTCGGCCATACATATGGAGATCTTTTGTTAAAAGAGACATCTACTCGACTAAAAGAGTGTGAAGGAACAAAGAATATGGTTGCTCGAATGGGTGGAGATGAATTTATTTATTTAGCCCTCGATTTAAAGGACGAAGCAGAGGCAGATGAATTGGGGATGCAAATCCTAGAAGCCTTTACTAAACCATTCCAATTAAAGGAATTAGAAATTCATATTTCTCCAAGCATTGGAATTAGTATCTTTCCGTATGATGGCGATGAAATCGAAGCACTTATTTCAAACGCTGATTCAGCCATGTATCGAGCGAAAAAAAGTGGCAAGAACAAGATTGAAAAGGCACAGATTGATAGTAGTGCTGGAGCATTTGAAAAACTAATGGTTGAAAATGATTTGCATAATGCTCTTTTAAAAAATGAGCTACTACTTTATTTCCAGCCACAAATCGATTTAGATCATAATAAGATTATTGGAATGGAAGCATTGATTAGGTGGAACCATCCAGACATGGGTATCATTTCCCCAGGAGAATTTATTCCAATTGCGGAGGAATCAGGGTTGATCCTTCCGATTGGTGATTGGGTTATGAGGGAAGCATGTTTAAAGATTAAAGAGTGGATGGATGTGGGTCAAGGAGTCCGTATTTCGATAAATCTTTCTGCGAGGCAATTTTTACAAAATGATTTAGTAGAAAAGTTTCAACATTTAATAGATGAATTGCAGATACCACCAAACCTCTTGGAGATAGAAATAACAGAAAGTATGATCATGTACAATATGGACTCTGCTACAGATATCCTTAATCGGATAAAAAAGTTAGGAGTGCATATTGCGATTGATGATTTTGGCAAGGGATACTCTTCATTAAATTATTTGCAGAAGTTTCCTTTGGATACGCTGAAAATAGACCGATCGTTTATTTTTGATATTGATTCGAACCCAAGCAGTAAAGCATTAACGCATGCAATTTCTAATTTAGGTCATGCGCTCGATATGAAGGTTATTGCTGAAGGAGTAGAGACTAAAGATCAATTAAATCATGTGGAAAAATTAAAATGTGACGCTGTTCAAGGTTTTTACTTTAGCGTCCCACTCACCGAATTAGAGGCAGATCAATTTTTATTACATTATAAAGGAGATAGAGCAGAATGA
- a CDS encoding amino acid decarboxylase, producing MSNFEFDGKRAIMDVRERVLKGEHPRQEIMQFVKESPVGTIFEIHLPHRGEPLIGGLESLGMNVIVNEIEPMHYRLMAVKLNEF from the coding sequence ATGAGTAATTTTGAATTTGATGGAAAAAGAGCAATCATGGATGTTCGTGAAAGAGTTTTAAAAGGTGAACACCCACGACAAGAAATCATGCAATTTGTAAAAGAATCACCTGTTGGAACTATTTTTGAAATTCATTTACCACATCGTGGTGAACCACTAATTGGAGGTTTGGAGTCATTAGGCATGAATGTAATTGTAAACGAGATCGAACCAATGCATTATCGTCTTATGGCTGTAAAGCTGAACGAATTTTAA
- a CDS encoding Crp/Fnr family transcriptional regulator, whose product MQCEHCCSSESSCITSVPVFKGMNEIDLQLLQKVTRSHDFQKGEFIFRDGERSETLFVVKEGLIKLTKMSAEGKEQIVRVLFPGDFFGLFALLRNEKHYANAEALGKTVICSIDKKDFLKMMESHSEMSFRFLLAVNDRLYEADESVGFLGLMEVEQRLARALLLFHDKMKAQKGEFTLPISKKDLASFIGTTPETISRKLLSFMSQKLINTDGRRNIKILEFDRLKLLADVKSD is encoded by the coding sequence ATGCAATGTGAACATTGTTGTTCTTCTGAATCCTCATGTATTACGTCAGTACCCGTTTTTAAAGGGATGAACGAAATTGATCTCCAATTGTTGCAAAAAGTAACACGTAGTCATGACTTTCAAAAAGGTGAGTTTATTTTTCGAGATGGGGAAAGGTCTGAGACATTATTTGTTGTTAAAGAGGGCCTAATTAAGTTAACGAAAATGTCTGCGGAAGGAAAAGAACAAATTGTTCGAGTGTTGTTTCCTGGTGACTTTTTCGGTTTATTCGCTTTACTTAGAAATGAAAAACATTATGCAAACGCAGAAGCTTTAGGGAAAACGGTTATTTGTTCGATTGATAAAAAGGATTTTCTTAAAATGATGGAAAGCCATTCAGAAATGTCATTCCGTTTCCTTCTTGCTGTAAATGATCGCCTTTATGAAGCAGACGAATCAGTCGGTTTCCTTGGACTAATGGAAGTGGAACAGCGTCTTGCTAGAGCACTGCTCCTTTTCCATGATAAAATGAAAGCTCAAAAAGGTGAATTCACCTTGCCTATTTCCAAAAAGGACTTGGCTAGTTTCATTGGAACAACCCCTGAGACCATCAGCAGAAAGCTTTTATCATTCATGTCCCAAAAGCTCATCAATACGGATGGGCGTAGGAATATCAAGATTCTTGAATTTGATCGACTCAAACTTCTTGCAGATGTAAAATCAGATTAA
- a CDS encoding flavodoxin: protein MSVNCLIAYCSMSGNTEEIAETIGEGIRKAGANVDIKDILMVDVKDLLDYDGILLGAYTWGDGDLPDEFLDFYDDMDQISLKGKKAVAFGSCDSSYEHRGGAVDRLTEKLVELEADLVLTGLKIDLSPTEAEKEQCVQFGIDFVEKVGLGD from the coding sequence ATGTCAGTAAATTGTTTAATTGCTTACTGTAGCATGTCCGGAAATACTGAAGAGATTGCGGAAACGATTGGTGAAGGTATTCGCAAAGCAGGAGCAAATGTGGATATTAAAGATATTTTAATGGTCGATGTTAAAGACCTCCTAGATTATGATGGCATTCTATTGGGTGCTTATACATGGGGCGATGGGGATTTACCCGATGAGTTTTTAGATTTCTATGATGACATGGATCAGATAAGCCTAAAAGGGAAAAAAGCTGTGGCATTTGGGTCATGTGACTCTTCCTACGAGCATAGAGGAGGAGCAGTTGATAGATTAACGGAAAAATTAGTGGAGTTAGAAGCGGATCTAGTTTTAACTGGCCTCAAAATTGATTTATCACCAACGGAAGCTGAAAAGGAACAATGTGTTCAATTTGGCATAGACTTTGTTGAAAAAGTCGGACTGGGGGACTAA
- a CDS encoding heavy-metal-associated domain-containing protein produces MGSIQMALNDIACSSCIVKIKKDIKRKHGIEKVKIISGSGNLQINYNENVINKEEIHHLINKMALRMFD; encoded by the coding sequence ATGGGCAGCATTCAAATGGCATTAAATGATATCGCTTGTTCTAGCTGCATCGTGAAAATTAAAAAGGATATAAAAAGAAAACATGGCATTGAAAAGGTGAAGATTATTTCAGGTAGCGGAAACCTTCAAATTAATTATAATGAAAATGTCATTAACAAAGAGGAAATTCACCATCTAATTAATAAAATGGCTCTTCGAATGTTTGATTAA
- a CDS encoding MBL fold metallo-hydrolase — MGGSTLDHIQDDKFEESFLPMTSTGSGKGLEILPDVYCYTNKIVNLCFIGHQNNDFVLVDAGMPKSAEEIMNAVRERFGENAQPKAIVITHGHFDHVGSIVELLEHWNVPVYAHMLEIPYLTGKENYPPGDPTVDGGLVSELSPFFPNHGINISAHVKRLPDDGTIPNMPGWKWIHTPGHTPGHISLFREEDRTLLAGDAFVTVKQESLYKVMVQEQEISGAPKYFTTDWKAAFESVKMIAALKPYTAVTGHGLPMSGEILKNSLRYLVDHFAEIAIPENGRYVN; from the coding sequence ATGGGAGGTTCTACTTTGGATCATATTCAAGATGATAAATTCGAAGAATCCTTTCTTCCGATGACCTCGACCGGAAGTGGAAAGGGATTAGAAATTTTACCTGATGTTTATTGTTATACAAATAAGATTGTTAACCTGTGTTTTATCGGTCATCAAAATAATGATTTTGTTTTAGTTGATGCGGGTATGCCCAAATCGGCCGAAGAGATTATGAATGCTGTCAGAGAGCGATTTGGAGAAAATGCTCAGCCAAAGGCAATTGTAATAACACACGGACATTTTGACCATGTTGGATCCATTGTCGAGTTACTAGAGCACTGGAATGTTCCGGTATATGCTCATATGTTAGAAATACCGTATTTAACAGGTAAAGAAAATTACCCGCCGGGTGACCCAACTGTTGATGGAGGACTTGTCTCCGAATTGTCGCCATTTTTTCCGAATCACGGGATAAATATCAGTGCTCATGTAAAAAGACTCCCCGACGATGGAACCATTCCGAATATGCCAGGATGGAAATGGATTCATACACCGGGGCATACGCCAGGACATATCTCGCTATTTCGTGAAGAAGACCGGACTCTACTTGCTGGAGATGCATTTGTAACTGTTAAACAGGAATCTTTGTATAAAGTGATGGTGCAAGAACAAGAAATTAGCGGGGCACCGAAATATTTCACTACCGATTGGAAAGCGGCCTTTGAATCGGTAAAAATGATAGCTGCATTAAAACCGTATACAGCTGTAACAGGGCATGGGTTACCAATGAGCGGTGAGATTTTAAAGAATAGCTTGAGATACTTAGTGGACCATTTTGCCGAAATTGCTATTCCAGAAAACGGGCGTTATGTGAATTAA
- a CDS encoding methionine ABC transporter ATP-binding protein, translated as MIEFKSVAKVYESGGQKVNALNGIDLTIKKGETFGVIGFSGAGKSSLIRCVNLLERPTSGSVIVDGNDLTTLSQKEIREAKRNIGMIFQHFNLLNSKTVYNNVAMPLILAKVPKDEIQKRVYELLEFVGLADKAEKYPDQLSGGQKQRVGIARALATRPSILLCDEATSALDPQTTSSILQLLKKINREYKITILIITHEMAVIREICDRVAVIEAGKIIEEGTVFQVFSAPKTQTSKNFVSSVMNDSIPDSIKELVKQHDGLQRIYRINFIGESAGQPLLSEIAKKFDVHINVLFGNITELQGIPFGNIIVEFQGNDKEIQRVLMYINQKEVTIREVKSHAS; from the coding sequence GTGATTGAGTTTAAAAGTGTTGCAAAGGTGTATGAGAGTGGAGGTCAAAAGGTTAATGCACTTAATGGTATTGATCTAACGATAAAGAAAGGGGAAACATTTGGGGTTATTGGCTTTAGTGGGGCAGGAAAAAGCTCACTTATACGATGTGTAAATTTATTGGAGCGACCAACCTCTGGTAGCGTCATTGTTGATGGAAATGATCTAACTACTCTTTCGCAAAAGGAAATCCGTGAAGCGAAGCGGAATATCGGTATGATTTTTCAGCATTTCAATCTTTTAAATTCGAAAACAGTTTATAACAATGTTGCAATGCCATTGATTCTGGCTAAAGTACCAAAGGATGAAATTCAAAAACGAGTATATGAACTGCTTGAGTTTGTAGGTTTGGCAGATAAAGCAGAAAAATACCCTGATCAACTTTCGGGTGGGCAAAAACAGCGTGTCGGAATTGCACGGGCACTTGCAACAAGACCATCGATTCTGCTGTGTGACGAAGCTACTTCTGCTCTTGACCCACAAACAACCAGCTCCATTCTGCAACTGCTAAAGAAAATTAATCGAGAGTATAAGATTACGATTCTGATCATTACCCATGAAATGGCAGTAATCAGGGAAATATGTGATCGGGTTGCTGTTATTGAAGCAGGGAAAATTATTGAGGAAGGAACTGTCTTCCAAGTATTTTCGGCACCAAAAACACAAACATCTAAGAACTTTGTCAGCTCTGTAATGAATGATTCAATTCCTGATTCCATAAAGGAGCTTGTCAAACAGCATGATGGATTACAAAGAATCTATCGCATCAATTTTATTGGGGAATCAGCAGGGCAACCATTACTCTCTGAAATTGCTAAAAAGTTCGACGTCCATATCAATGTGCTTTTTGGAAATATTACGGAGCTTCAGGGAATTCCATTTGGAAATATTATTGTTGAGTTTCAAGGGAATGACAAAGAAATTCAACGAGTCCTCATGTATATCAACCAGAAAGAAGTAACGATAAGGGAGGTGAAATCACATGCTAGTTGA
- a CDS encoding methionine ABC transporter permease — protein MLVDKQQIIDALIQTLQMVGFSLLFSTVLGLPLGILLVVTRKGHLLENLHIFNVLNGIINIFRSVPFIILLVAIIPVTRLIVGTSIGTAAAVVPLVFYAGPYIARLVENSLLEVDQGVIEAAEAMGATPAQIIFRFLIPEALGSLVLSLTIATIGLIGASAMSGAVGGGGLGDLAITYGYQRFDTKVMLITVGMLIVMVQGLQSLGNILSKKIRRR, from the coding sequence ATGCTAGTTGATAAACAGCAGATTATTGATGCACTTATTCAGACTCTTCAAATGGTTGGTTTTTCCTTGTTATTTTCAACTGTTTTGGGGCTTCCACTCGGAATTTTACTCGTGGTGACTAGGAAAGGACATTTGTTAGAAAACCTACATATATTCAATGTTTTAAATGGAATTATTAATATTTTTCGCTCAGTTCCATTTATCATCTTATTGGTCGCAATTATCCCAGTTACACGTTTAATTGTAGGAACCTCGATTGGGACTGCAGCAGCAGTAGTCCCACTAGTATTTTACGCGGGCCCATATATAGCAAGATTAGTTGAAAACTCTCTTTTGGAAGTAGATCAAGGGGTAATTGAGGCGGCAGAAGCGATGGGAGCTACACCTGCACAAATTATTTTTCGGTTTTTGATTCCCGAAGCATTAGGTTCGCTTGTATTGTCTCTAACAATTGCAACGATTGGTTTAATAGGTGCATCTGCCATGTCTGGAGCAGTTGGCGGCGGTGGATTGGGTGATTTAGCCATTACATATGGATACCAGCGGTTTGATACCAAAGTTATGCTCATTACCGTTGGGATGCTGATTGTAATGGTTCAAGGCTTGCAATCTTTAGGAAATATTTTATCAAAAAAAATTCGTAGACGATAA